One region of Mycolicibacterium rhodesiae NBB3 genomic DNA includes:
- a CDS encoding TetR/AcrR family transcriptional regulator, whose translation MANRGWSGDPPATDEEAIDRILDVADSIIAERGSAVRIADVARMLGVTRQTVYRYFPSSEELLLSSGMRSANGFLDQLAERTSGLTEPAAAMVEGIAFAVETLSNDPQFANLLRNGSKRGSTVSLTSDTSKAFSRSMLHRTDVDWESHGYDEAALDELAELGLRTFHSLLVDPGPARDGYVLRRFISRWLGPAIVYPRLTQVMEALQPVGTRPQRSRPTAAS comes from the coding sequence GTGGCTAACCGCGGCTGGTCGGGCGATCCGCCTGCGACCGACGAGGAGGCGATCGACCGGATCCTCGATGTGGCCGACTCGATCATCGCCGAGCGCGGATCGGCCGTGCGTATCGCGGATGTCGCGCGCATGCTCGGGGTCACCCGACAGACCGTCTACCGGTACTTCCCGAGCTCCGAGGAGCTGCTGCTGTCCAGCGGAATGCGCAGCGCCAACGGCTTTTTGGACCAGCTCGCCGAGCGCACCAGCGGCCTGACCGAACCCGCCGCGGCCATGGTCGAAGGCATCGCCTTCGCCGTCGAAACACTCTCCAACGATCCTCAGTTCGCCAACCTGCTCAGAAACGGATCCAAGCGCGGCTCGACAGTGTCGCTGACCTCCGACACCTCAAAGGCATTCAGCCGTTCGATGCTGCACCGAACCGACGTCGACTGGGAGAGCCACGGTTACGACGAGGCCGCACTCGACGAGCTGGCCGAGTTGGGCCTGCGCACATTTCACTCGCTACTCGTGGACCCCGGCCCCGCGCGTGACGGTTATGTCCTGCGCCGCTTCATCTCTCGGTGGTTGGGTCCGGCGATCGTGTATCCGCGGCTGACCCAGGTGATGGAAGCGCTGCAGCCCGTCGGGACGCGCCCGCAGCGAAGCAGGCCCACCGCCGCGTCCTGA
- a CDS encoding serine hydrolase domain-containing protein: MIRTARLASLAMCVGLVFAGCSSTESNPALKPIDPTSFREVVEKAAKDLFVPGAMVVLRTPQGDFEAGVGTTELGAQTPPSGDTHFRIASNTKTFTSALIVLLAQEGRLAFSDPVSKYVRGVPDGENISIAQLLTMRSGLFNYTAATEFAEALDADPAKAWTPQEGLAIAFSHPREFAPGAEYEYNNTNFALLGLIAEKVGGRPLAEQFRERLFGPVGLTQTSIPAADDTSIPPPSSHGYMYGDSGYALRDEQYPPDMVAAIRAGTLQPVDYTNQNPSYATAAGGAISTAHDLATWIKALVSGTVFNADFQKQWLNSLQAEDPAAPDGQKYGYGISYQRFGPKAAMYYHGGELPGFNSFMGHDPDNDVTLVIWTNLTLSPDDQTTANAMLPKILKEVYTELNF, translated from the coding sequence ATGATCAGAACGGCCCGGTTGGCATCGCTCGCGATGTGCGTCGGTCTCGTCTTCGCCGGCTGCTCGTCGACGGAGTCGAACCCCGCGCTGAAGCCCATCGATCCCACCTCGTTCAGAGAAGTCGTGGAGAAGGCAGCCAAGGACTTGTTCGTACCGGGTGCAATGGTCGTACTGCGCACCCCGCAGGGCGACTTCGAGGCCGGCGTCGGCACCACGGAACTCGGGGCGCAGACGCCACCTTCCGGGGACACGCACTTCCGGATCGCCTCCAACACCAAGACGTTTACCTCGGCGCTGATCGTGCTGCTCGCCCAGGAGGGCAGGCTGGCGTTCAGCGATCCGGTATCCAAGTACGTTCGGGGCGTTCCCGACGGAGAGAACATCTCGATCGCTCAGCTGCTGACGATGCGCAGTGGGCTCTTCAACTACACGGCCGCTACCGAGTTCGCGGAAGCACTCGACGCCGACCCCGCGAAAGCCTGGACCCCGCAGGAGGGCTTGGCGATCGCGTTCTCCCATCCGCGCGAGTTCGCGCCCGGCGCGGAATACGAGTACAACAACACCAACTTCGCGCTGCTGGGTCTGATCGCGGAGAAGGTCGGTGGGCGTCCGCTGGCCGAGCAGTTCAGGGAGCGCCTGTTCGGGCCGGTCGGCCTCACCCAGACGTCGATACCCGCTGCCGACGACACATCCATTCCGCCGCCGTCCTCGCATGGCTATATGTACGGCGACTCCGGCTACGCGTTGCGCGACGAGCAATATCCGCCGGACATGGTGGCCGCCATCCGGGCCGGAACGCTCCAACCCGTTGACTACACGAACCAGAACCCGTCGTACGCCACCGCCGCGGGGGGCGCCATCTCGACGGCGCACGACCTGGCGACGTGGATCAAGGCGCTGGTGTCGGGCACGGTGTTCAACGCCGACTTTCAGAAGCAGTGGTTGAACAGCCTGCAAGCCGAGGACCCGGCGGCTCCTGACGGACAGAAATACGGGTACGGCATCAGCTATCAGCGGTTCGGACCGAAGGCGGCCATGTACTACCACGGCGGTGAGCTGCCGGGGTTCAACTCGTTCATGGGTCACGACCCGGATAACGATGTGACGCTGGTCATTTGGACGAACCTGACACTGTCACCCGACGACCAGACGACCGCAAACGCAATGCTGCCGAAGATCCTCAAAGAGGTCTACACAGAATTGAACTTTTGA
- a CDS encoding TetR/AcrR family transcriptional regulator: protein MARPGGIPEPENPKRGTYHHGDLKRALTAAALQLVQEKGPKGFTLREVARRAGVSAAAPYRHFADKAQLLAAVATQGFVQLHETLAAAADTTMTDLSAQVLAMGRTYVRWAVSHPDYYQVMFGSEFDKTQSPEVVVAGERAFGDLLDTIVRCQRSGLLPAGDPREMAGPIWSLLHGVSMLTIGSDLVNVGIREDPEALIERSLRNLLL from the coding sequence ATGGCCCGTCCAGGTGGAATTCCCGAACCGGAGAATCCGAAGCGCGGGACCTACCACCACGGCGATCTCAAACGCGCGTTGACGGCCGCGGCATTGCAGTTGGTCCAGGAAAAGGGCCCGAAAGGCTTCACTCTGCGCGAAGTTGCACGTCGCGCGGGGGTCAGCGCAGCGGCGCCGTATCGGCACTTCGCCGACAAGGCGCAGTTGCTGGCCGCCGTGGCCACCCAGGGGTTCGTCCAACTCCACGAGACGTTGGCCGCGGCGGCGGACACCACCATGACCGATCTCTCCGCACAAGTGCTCGCGATGGGCCGAACCTACGTCCGGTGGGCCGTCAGCCATCCGGACTACTACCAGGTGATGTTCGGCTCCGAATTCGACAAGACCCAGAGCCCCGAGGTGGTCGTCGCCGGCGAGCGCGCCTTCGGCGATCTGCTCGACACGATCGTGCGATGTCAGCGGTCGGGGCTGCTGCCCGCAGGCGACCCGCGCGAGATGGCGGGGCCGATTTGGTCACTGCTGCACGGTGTTTCGATGCTGACGATCGGCAGCGATCTCGTCAACGTCGGCATCCGTGAGGATCCCGAGGCGCTGATCGAGCGGTCACTGCGCAATTTGCTGCTTTGA
- a CDS encoding hemophore-related protein has protein sequence MRSYAKVLVASGGLVLSLTAGAGLAAAQDLSAIINTTCSYPQVLGALNAQDPAAAAELTNSPMAAGIVQDFLASPIPQRQATAARLSGMPAAQQYLDTMLMVAGSCNSF, from the coding sequence ATGCGGTCATACGCGAAAGTTCTCGTCGCCTCCGGCGGTCTGGTGTTGTCGTTGACCGCTGGCGCGGGCCTGGCGGCAGCACAGGATCTCAGCGCGATCATCAACACCACATGCTCCTACCCGCAGGTGCTCGGGGCGCTCAACGCACAAGACCCGGCAGCTGCGGCCGAGTTGACCAACTCCCCCATGGCCGCCGGCATTGTGCAGGACTTCCTCGCGTCGCCGATCCCGCAGCGTCAGGCGACCGCCGCTCGCCTTTCGGGAATGCCGGCTGCGCAGCAGTACCTCGACACCATGCTGATGGTGGCGGGCAGCTGTAACAGCTTCTGA
- a CDS encoding serine/threonine-protein kinase yields MPLAEGDVFAGYTVVRQLGAGGMGEVYLVQHPRLPRYDALKILPVELTTDREYLERFNREADLVARLWHPHIVGVHDRGEYNGQFWITMDFVEGTDAAKLLQDCQGGGLPPEDVVRIVSGVADALDYAHSQGLLHRDVKPSNILLAQSNSKFSRALLADFGIARMAKDTAGLTATNMTVGTVAYAAPEQLMGTDLDGRADQYALAATAFHLLTGQQLFQHDNPAVVISNHLTASPPAIGDRIPELSGLGPAFERALAKSPADRFDTCTEFADAMAHGLTTAAHALGATDATVSALPSGKQPKHVSKGAGGSSRLRVALLVGGILAVLVGVAVGVGLFVANRDEPTAQRPPASPPVNTPVVPVVRIGADCDPLGAAGVAISGQQAYCSRLPSTGDHLWSVYQGAVPAPTATPDPTDQVYPAGIEEQVRVCVSQTGKTRLECRRDIRDGNLTGPA; encoded by the coding sequence ATGCCGTTAGCCGAAGGCGACGTTTTCGCCGGGTACACGGTCGTGCGTCAACTCGGCGCGGGCGGTATGGGCGAGGTCTACCTCGTTCAACATCCGCGGTTGCCGCGCTATGACGCCCTGAAGATCCTGCCGGTTGAGCTGACCACTGACCGCGAATATCTCGAACGCTTCAACCGCGAGGCCGACCTCGTCGCCCGGCTGTGGCATCCGCACATCGTCGGGGTGCACGACCGCGGTGAGTACAACGGCCAATTCTGGATCACGATGGACTTCGTCGAGGGCACCGACGCGGCCAAGCTGCTCCAGGATTGTCAGGGCGGCGGTCTGCCGCCCGAGGACGTCGTGCGCATCGTGTCCGGCGTGGCCGACGCGCTGGATTACGCGCATTCTCAAGGGTTACTGCACCGCGACGTCAAGCCGTCGAACATCCTTCTGGCGCAGTCGAACTCGAAATTTAGTCGTGCACTACTCGCCGACTTCGGCATCGCGCGGATGGCCAAGGACACCGCGGGCCTGACGGCCACGAACATGACGGTCGGCACGGTGGCCTACGCCGCACCCGAACAGCTGATGGGAACTGACCTCGATGGTCGAGCCGACCAGTACGCGCTCGCCGCGACGGCCTTCCACCTGCTCACCGGTCAGCAGCTGTTCCAACACGACAATCCCGCGGTGGTCATCAGTAACCACCTCACCGCCAGCCCGCCGGCCATCGGCGACCGCATCCCCGAACTCTCCGGGCTCGGGCCGGCGTTCGAACGCGCCTTGGCCAAGTCGCCGGCCGACCGATTCGATACGTGCACCGAGTTTGCCGATGCCATGGCCCACGGACTGACCACCGCGGCGCACGCGCTCGGCGCCACCGACGCGACGGTGTCGGCGTTGCCGTCGGGAAAGCAGCCCAAACACGTTTCGAAGGGTGCCGGGGGATCGAGCCGGTTGCGGGTCGCGTTATTGGTGGGAGGAATCCTCGCGGTGCTTGTCGGTGTCGCGGTCGGGGTGGGCCTGTTCGTCGCGAACCGGGATGAACCGACCGCTCAGCGTCCGCCGGCCTCGCCGCCGGTCAACACTCCGGTCGTGCCGGTGGTGCGCATCGGCGCGGATTGCGACCCTCTCGGCGCCGCGGGTGTCGCGATCAGTGGGCAGCAGGCCTACTGCTCGCGATTGCCGTCCACCGGTGACCACCTGTGGTCGGTCTATCAGGGGGCTGTGCCGGCTCCGACGGCCACGCCCGATCCCACGGACCAGGTGTACCCAGCGGGCATCGAGGAACAGGTACGCGTCTGCGTGAGTCAGACGGGGAAGACCAGACTCGAATGCCGCAGGGACATTCGCGACGGCAACCTGACGGGTCCGGCGTAG
- a CDS encoding cyclic nucleotide-binding domain-containing protein — protein MDNRKYERESAAALRQEQQESARRLREFPTFSKFTDDDLKRLVEAAHRTSTSGPWPLIRERTPSDACYILLSGEAGVYVGHERIALVGAGEIIGESSLRRGKLRNATVTTTGRAEVLHIERDDLERLITDIRPLREALDDTVARHVPAAAVE, from the coding sequence ATGGACAACCGCAAGTATGAGCGGGAAAGTGCAGCGGCTCTGCGGCAGGAACAGCAGGAAAGCGCTCGCCGACTCCGGGAGTTTCCGACGTTCTCGAAGTTCACCGACGACGACCTCAAGCGTCTCGTCGAGGCCGCGCACCGCACGTCGACGTCGGGGCCGTGGCCGTTGATTCGCGAGCGGACCCCGTCGGACGCCTGCTACATCCTGCTGAGCGGAGAAGCGGGTGTGTACGTCGGACACGAGCGCATCGCCCTCGTCGGGGCGGGCGAGATCATCGGAGAGTCCTCGCTTCGCCGCGGGAAACTGCGCAATGCCACGGTGACGACGACCGGCAGGGCCGAGGTGTTGCACATCGAGCGCGACGATCTCGAACGTCTGATCACCGATATCCGTCCGCTCCGCGAAGCCCTGGACGACACGGTGGCGCGGCACGTGCCCGCGGCAGCCGTCGAGTGA
- a CDS encoding serine/threonine-protein kinase yields the protein MGSPNGGTRVGTQFGPYELQSLIGVGGMGEVYRAYDTVRERLVAIKLLRTEVAADQSFQQRFRRESRVAARLQEPHVIPVHDFGDIDGVLYIDMRLVEGASLRDELRVKGALPPTRAVSIIGQVAAALDAAHASGLVHRDIKPENVLLTPDDFAYLVDFGIAHGGGEANVTSTGLVIGSCAYMAAERFSGGRGGPAADVYSLSCLLFECLTGRAPFEAGDVRQMMGAHMFSPPPRPSIMRRGINRGFDDVVAKGMAKQPTDRYASAGELAKAAAAALADSSPAPMPVYPPNHTRQFSPVDPNPAGTGYQKLYAPIPPPLEPPKKKRFSPAQVGLVAATIVMFAAAVVLASVLIFGDHGGGSAPQTRLALPPPETTTVTTTPTEQSPSSTTSQSEPISGVSGTDAQGFVGHSARCDAGSSPAAAIRTSNSLAVVCESAPGSYYYRGERLRDGANLQLSNAVPSGSGYTVTNPADGARYDVQPNMLTISSRGGVDSAEPALEYGSDQR from the coding sequence ATGGGTTCCCCGAACGGCGGGACTCGCGTGGGCACGCAATTCGGGCCGTATGAGCTGCAATCGCTGATCGGCGTGGGCGGTATGGGCGAGGTCTATCGCGCATATGACACCGTCAGGGAACGTCTGGTGGCGATCAAGCTCCTGCGCACCGAGGTGGCGGCCGATCAGAGTTTCCAGCAGCGCTTCCGGCGCGAGTCCCGAGTCGCCGCGCGACTGCAGGAACCGCACGTCATCCCGGTGCACGACTTCGGCGACATCGACGGCGTCCTCTACATCGACATGCGCCTGGTCGAGGGCGCCAGCTTGAGGGACGAACTGCGGGTCAAGGGCGCACTTCCGCCGACGCGCGCGGTGTCGATCATCGGGCAGGTCGCGGCCGCGCTGGACGCTGCGCATGCCAGCGGGCTCGTGCACCGCGACATCAAGCCAGAGAACGTCCTGCTCACGCCGGACGACTTCGCCTACCTCGTGGACTTCGGCATCGCCCATGGCGGCGGCGAGGCGAATGTGACGAGCACCGGACTGGTCATCGGCTCATGCGCCTACATGGCCGCTGAGCGGTTCAGCGGTGGGCGCGGCGGCCCGGCCGCGGACGTGTATTCGCTGTCATGCCTTCTCTTCGAGTGTCTCACTGGCCGTGCGCCGTTCGAGGCAGGTGACGTACGCCAGATGATGGGCGCGCACATGTTCTCACCGCCGCCGCGGCCGAGCATCATGCGCCGCGGGATCAACCGCGGGTTCGACGACGTGGTCGCCAAGGGGATGGCGAAGCAGCCGACCGACAGGTACGCGTCGGCCGGCGAACTGGCCAAGGCCGCGGCGGCCGCGCTTGCGGATTCGTCGCCCGCGCCGATGCCGGTGTATCCACCGAACCACACCAGGCAGTTCTCGCCGGTCGATCCGAATCCTGCAGGGACGGGCTATCAGAAGCTGTACGCACCGATTCCGCCGCCACTGGAGCCGCCGAAGAAGAAGCGGTTCAGCCCGGCGCAAGTCGGTTTGGTGGCCGCGACCATCGTGATGTTCGCTGCGGCCGTGGTCCTCGCGTCGGTCTTGATCTTCGGTGACCACGGAGGCGGGTCGGCGCCGCAGACCCGCCTCGCCCTGCCGCCGCCCGAGACCACGACGGTCACCACGACGCCGACAGAACAGTCGCCCTCGTCGACGACGTCGCAATCGGAACCCATCTCCGGTGTCTCGGGTACCGACGCACAGGGCTTTGTCGGCCATTCCGCGCGCTGTGATGCCGGGAGCTCACCCGCGGCGGCGATCCGCACGTCGAACTCGCTCGCGGTGGTGTGCGAGTCGGCGCCGGGCAGCTACTACTACCGCGGGGAACGCCTGCGTGACGGCGCCAATCTCCAGCTCTCGAACGCCGTTCCGTCGGGCAGCGGGTACACGGTCACGAACCCCGCCGACGGCGCACGCTACGACGTGCAGCCCAACATGTTGACGATTTCCAGCAGGGGTGGGGTGGACTCCGCGGAGCCCGCCCTGGAGTACGGCTCGGATCAGCGGTGA
- a CDS encoding cyclopropane mycolic acid synthase family methyltransferase, with protein MADSHENTRVDAPNPQSKWLSESAAQTRGSDKDEVQFHYDISNEFFKLWQDPTQTYSCAYFERDDMSLEEAQMAKVDLALGKLGLQPGMTMVDIGCGWGSTIMRAVEKYDVNVIGLTLSENQKQHIEDHWFANSTSNRKMEVRLQPWEDFDEPVDRVVSIGAFEHFGFNKYDDYFKKTFDLMPDDGVMLLHTIIIPEDEEIKAKKLPLTMSRVRFIKFIMDEIYPGGRLPLASMVRKHAVDAGYNVTREQHLQPHYVRTLDTWAANLESKKDEAIEITSEQVYERFHKYLTGCADLFRNGYTDVCQFTCEKT; from the coding sequence ATGGCTGATTCACATGAGAACACCCGGGTGGACGCGCCCAACCCGCAGTCCAAGTGGCTATCCGAGTCAGCGGCCCAGACCCGCGGCTCGGACAAGGACGAAGTCCAGTTTCACTACGACATCTCCAACGAATTCTTCAAGCTGTGGCAGGACCCGACCCAGACCTACAGCTGCGCCTACTTCGAACGGGACGACATGTCGCTGGAAGAAGCGCAGATGGCCAAGGTCGATCTGGCGCTCGGCAAGCTGGGGCTACAGCCGGGTATGACGATGGTCGACATCGGCTGCGGCTGGGGTTCGACGATCATGCGTGCCGTCGAGAAATACGACGTCAACGTCATCGGGCTGACGCTTTCGGAGAACCAGAAGCAGCACATCGAAGACCACTGGTTCGCCAACTCCACGAGCAATCGCAAGATGGAGGTCCGGCTGCAGCCGTGGGAGGACTTCGACGAGCCTGTCGACCGTGTCGTGTCCATCGGCGCGTTCGAGCATTTTGGTTTCAACAAGTACGACGACTACTTCAAGAAGACGTTCGACCTGATGCCCGACGACGGAGTGATGTTGCTACACACGATCATCATCCCCGAGGACGAGGAGATCAAAGCCAAGAAGCTGCCGCTGACCATGTCGCGCGTGCGCTTCATCAAGTTCATCATGGACGAGATCTATCCAGGTGGCCGTTTGCCACTGGCATCGATGGTCAGGAAGCACGCCGTGGACGCGGGCTACAACGTCACCCGCGAGCAACATCTACAGCCGCACTACGTCCGCACGCTGGACACCTGGGCGGCAAACCTCGAGTCGAAGAAGGACGAGGCGATCGAGATCACGTCCGAACAGGTCTACGAGCGTTTTCACAAGTATCTCACCGGTTGCGCGGACCTGTTCCGCAACGGGTACACCGATGTGTGCCAATTCACTTGTGAGAAGACATAA
- a CDS encoding cyclopropane mycolic acid synthase family methyltransferase yields the protein MKSGPTDMQPHFEEVQAHYDLSDEFFGLFQDPSRTYSCAYFEREDMTLAEAQLAKIDLALGKLDLAPGMTLLDVGCGWGSVMQRAVERYDVNVIGLTLSNNQYRYCKELFARLNTERTTRVELHGWEEFDEPVDRIISIEAFEAFPKERYGAFFETCYRLLPDGGRLVLQTIMGHPLKRWPDLGIPIVMSDLKFMRFIAKEIFPGGSIPCDEDIIGLSAAAGFSMQHFETLNPHYVRTLQTWAKNLEAAHDEAVVATSEEVYQRYMKYLTGCADFFQRGISELGQFTLTKG from the coding sequence ATGAAATCCGGACCCACCGACATGCAGCCTCATTTCGAGGAGGTCCAGGCCCACTACGACCTGTCGGACGAATTCTTCGGACTCTTCCAAGACCCCTCACGGACCTACAGCTGCGCTTACTTCGAACGCGAGGACATGACGCTCGCGGAAGCGCAGCTCGCGAAGATCGACCTCGCTCTCGGCAAGCTCGACCTCGCGCCCGGCATGACCCTGCTCGATGTCGGCTGCGGCTGGGGCTCGGTCATGCAGCGCGCGGTGGAGCGCTACGACGTCAACGTCATCGGCCTCACGCTGAGCAACAACCAGTACCGCTACTGCAAAGAGCTCTTCGCGAGACTTAACACCGAGCGGACCACCCGCGTCGAACTGCACGGATGGGAGGAGTTCGACGAACCCGTCGATCGCATCATCAGCATCGAGGCGTTCGAGGCCTTCCCCAAGGAGCGCTACGGCGCCTTCTTCGAGACGTGCTACCGATTACTTCCCGACGGCGGCCGCTTGGTGTTGCAGACCATCATGGGTCATCCGCTGAAGCGCTGGCCTGACCTCGGCATACCCATCGTGATGTCCGACCTGAAGTTCATGCGGTTCATCGCCAAGGAGATCTTCCCGGGCGGCTCCATCCCGTGCGACGAGGACATCATCGGACTCTCCGCCGCCGCCGGTTTTTCGATGCAGCACTTCGAGACGCTGAATCCGCATTACGTCCGCACGCTTCAGACCTGGGCCAAGAACCTCGAGGCCGCGCACGACGAGGCGGTCGTCGCCACCTCCGAAGAGGTCTACCAGCGCTACATGAAGTACCTGACCGGATGCGCCGACTTTTTCCAGCGTGGCATCAGCGAACTCGGCCAATTCACGCTGACCAAGGGCTGA
- a CDS encoding KasA/KasB family beta-ketoacyl-ACP synthase yields MSSKTTGDGLPDVVVTALASTNALATNAEDTWQQLLEGQSGIRRLDKPFVDEYNMPVRIGGELREEFDQYLDRVELRRLSYMQKMSRVLGRRLWEAAGSPEVDTRRLLVSIGLALASTEAMIKLYDDFRERGVRAANPLAVQMHMPNAPAASVGLDLKARAGITSPVLADASGAAAIAEAWQGIVLGEADVAICGGVENVIEAVPVAAFTNLGWLSANDDDPAGACRPFDIDRDGMVFGEAGALMLIETEEHAKARGAPILARLMGASITSDGYDVVNPDPSGERAGDAITRAIALAGIQPTDIDHVNAHATGTTFGDLAEAHAIRRALGDHPAAVYAPKAALGNSLGAAGAVEAVLTVQALRDGIIPATRNLKTLDPEIDLDVVADRPRHGDYRYAVSNSFGLGGNNVVLAFGAP; encoded by the coding sequence AAGACACCTGGCAGCAACTGCTGGAAGGGCAGAGCGGGATCCGCAGACTCGACAAACCGTTCGTCGATGAATACAACATGCCTGTCCGCATCGGCGGTGAGCTTCGCGAAGAGTTCGACCAGTACCTCGACCGAGTCGAGCTGCGCCGGCTGTCGTACATGCAGAAGATGTCGCGGGTGTTGGGCCGACGCCTGTGGGAAGCCGCCGGGTCGCCCGAAGTGGACACCCGCCGCCTTCTCGTCTCGATCGGGCTGGCGCTCGCCAGTACCGAGGCGATGATCAAGCTTTACGACGATTTTCGTGAACGCGGCGTGCGGGCGGCCAACCCGTTGGCGGTGCAGATGCACATGCCCAACGCGCCGGCCGCCTCGGTGGGGTTGGACCTCAAGGCCAGGGCGGGGATCACGTCGCCGGTGCTTGCGGATGCCTCTGGCGCCGCTGCGATCGCGGAGGCCTGGCAGGGCATCGTCCTCGGCGAAGCCGACGTCGCCATCTGCGGTGGCGTGGAGAACGTCATCGAGGCCGTGCCTGTCGCGGCGTTCACCAACCTGGGGTGGCTGTCGGCCAACGACGACGATCCGGCGGGAGCGTGCCGGCCGTTCGACATCGACCGCGACGGCATGGTGTTCGGCGAGGCGGGCGCGCTGATGCTCATCGAGACCGAAGAACACGCCAAGGCGCGCGGCGCCCCGATCCTCGCGCGCCTGATGGGCGCGTCCATCACCTCCGACGGCTACGACGTCGTGAACCCGGACCCGAGTGGGGAGCGCGCCGGCGATGCGATCACCCGCGCGATCGCGTTGGCCGGCATCCAACCGACCGATATCGACCACGTCAACGCGCACGCCACCGGAACGACCTTCGGCGACCTCGCCGAAGCCCACGCGATCCGGCGCGCACTCGGCGACCATCCGGCGGCGGTGTACGCACCCAAAGCGGCACTGGGGAATTCCTTGGGTGCTGCGGGTGCGGTCGAGGCGGTGCTGACGGTGCAGGCGCTGCGCGACGGCATCATTCCGGCGACGCGCAACCTGAAGACACTCGATCCCGAGATCGATCTGGACGTGGTGGCCGACCGGCCGCGCCATGGGGATTACCGCTACGCGGTGTCCAATTCGTTCGGGCTTGGCGGCAACAATGTCGTGTTGGCATTCGGTGCGCCCTGA